One Euphorbia lathyris chromosome 1, ddEupLath1.1, whole genome shotgun sequence DNA segment encodes these proteins:
- the LOC136211045 gene encoding uncharacterized protein, whose product MDHSSGLSSPSQSLTHLRELPSIPNSPSSEHRDNHMFKLPRPSRVKNKAAASVQITAEQILRESRERHEAEIQPPNQKITDSSELTEYRLRKRKEFEDLIRRVRGNMSGWIRYALWEESQKDFDRARSVWERALEVNYKSHTLWLKYAEMEIKNKFINHARNVWDRAVTLLPRMDQLWYKYIHMEEMIGNVAGARQLFERWMACMPDQKGWLCYIKFEVRYHELERARSIFERFVECHPKASAWIRFAKFEMKNGEIARCRNVYERAVEKLADDEEEAEQLFVAFAEFEEHYKETERARSIYRFALDHIPKGRADELYRKYVDFENQCGDKEGIEDAIVGKRRFQYEDEVRKNPFNYDGWFDYIRLEESVGNKERVREVYERAIANVPLAEEKRYWERYIYLWINYALYEELDAGDMENARHVYRECLKLIPHKRFSFAKMWLLAAQFEIRQLNLHGARQILGNAIGKSPKDKIFKKYVEIELQLGNVDRCRKLYEKYIEWSPHNCYAWRKYAELERSLSETERARSIFELAIAQAALDTPEMLWKAFIDFEISEGEYDRTRQLYERLLDRTKHLKVWISYARFEAASALSVDSLEDHKQICIQKARRVLEKGIKYLTTSAPELKEEHAMLLEEWLKMEGSWGELGDVGLVEAKLPKKLKKRRSISSEDGSIGLEEEYVDYIFPEEETHAPNLKILEAAYKWKKQKISIDK is encoded by the exons ATGGATCATTCTTCTGGTCTCTCGTCGCCCTCTCAATCCCTAACGCACCTGCGCGAGCTGCCTTCAATCCCAAATTCACCCTCGTCTGAACATCGAG ATAATCACATGTTTAAGCTTCCTCGGCCGAGCCGTGTTAAGAACAAAGCAGCAGCTTCTGTTCAAATCACGGCGGAGCAGATTCTGCGCGAGTCACGGGAGAGGCACGAAGCTGAAATCCAGCCGCCGAATCAGAAAATCACAGATTCCAGTGAGCTCACTGAGTATCGCCTGCGCAAGAGGAAAGAATTCGAAGATCTGATTAGACGGGTTCGAGGGAATATGAGTGGGTGGATCAGGTATGCCCTATGGGAGGAATCGCAGAAGGATTTCGATCGAGCTCGGTCAGTTTGGGAACGGGCTCTCGAGGTCAACTACAAGAGCCATACTCTTTGGCTCAAGTATGCAGAGATggagataaaaaataaattcatcaATCATGCGCGTAATGTTTGGGACCGTGCTGTAACTCTGTTGCCGCGGATGGATCAGTTGTGGTATAAGTACATCCACATGGAGGAGATGATTGGGAATGTAGCTGGTGCCAGGCAGCTTTTTGAAAGATGGATGGCCTGTATGCCTGACCAGAAAGGTTGGCTTTGCTATATAAAATTTGAAGTGAGATATCATGAGCTTGAACGTGCAAGAAGCATTTTCGAACGTTTTGTTGAGTGCCATCCCAAAGCTAGTGCTTGGATTCGTTTTGCCAAGTTTGAGATGAAGAATGGAGAAATTGCAAGGTGTAGGAATGTTTATGAAAGGGCGGTTGAGAAGTTGGctgatgatgaggaggaggCAGAGCAGTTGTTTGTGGCTTTTGCTGAGTTTGAGGAGCACTATAAGGAGACTGAGCGTGCCCGGTCTATTTATAGGTTTGCATTGGATCATATCCCCAAAGGGAGAGCGGATGAGTTGTACAGGAAATATGTGGATTTTGAGAACCAGTGTGGTGACAAGGAGGGAATTGAAGATGCAATAGTTGGGAAGAGGAGGTTTCAGTATGAGGATGAAGTTAGGAAGAACCCCTTCAATTATGATGGATGGTTTGATTATATTAGGTTGGAGGAAAGTGTTGGTAATAAGGAGAGAGTCAGGGAGGTTTATGAGCGTGCCATTGCGAATGTGCCTCTTGCCGAGGAGAAGAGATACTGGGAAAGATACATATACCTCTG GATCAATTATGCTTTATATGAAGAGCTTGATGCTGGAGACATGGAGAATGCACGTCATGTCTACAG GGAATGCTTGAAGCTGATTCCTCACAAGAGGTTTTCATTTGCAAAGATGTGGCTTCTAGCTGCACAATTTGAAATAAGGCAGTTGAACCTCCACGGTGCTAGGCAAATTTTAGGCAATGCCATCGGAAAATCCCCCAAAGATAAG ATCTTCAAAAAATATGTTGAAATAGAGCTGCAGCTTGGTAACGTGGATCGCTGCAGAAAGCTTTACGAGAAGTATATAGAGTGGTCACCTCATAACTGTTATGCTTGGAGAAAATATGCAGAGCTAGAGAGATCCCTCTCAGAAACCGAGAGGGCACGATCCATTTTTGAGCTTGCAATAGCTCAAGCTGCCTTGGACACACCAGAGATGTTGTGGAAG GCGTTTATAGATTTTGAAATCTCAGAAGGAGAATATGATAGAACACGGCAACTTTATGAGAGGCTGTTGGACAGAACAAAGCATTTAAAGGTTTGGATAAGTTATGCTAGATTTGAAGCAGCATCTGCCCTGAGTGTGGATTCTCTGGAAGATCATAAACAGATATGCATTCAGAAGGCGCGAA GGGTGTTAGAAAAAGGCATCAAATACTTGACTACATCGGCGCCTGAATTAAAGGAGGAACATGCTATGTTACTTGAAGAATGGTTGAAGATGGAGGGCAGTTGGGGCGAATTAGGGGATGTTGGTTTAGTCGAAGCTAAGCTGCCGAAGAAACTGAAAAAGAGGAGGTCCATTTCTTCAGAAGATGGTTCGATTGG GTTGGAGGAGGAGTACGTTGATTACATATTCCCAGAAGAAGAAACTCATGCTCCAAACCTAAAGATATTAGAAGCTGCATACAAGTGGAAGAAGCAAAAGATTTCAATCGACAAGTAA
- the LOC136211044 gene encoding uncharacterized protein, producing the protein MAGRSQIGAVEEDVEGLPEPELVISSKSAVQNAEEALVSREDKLKREIEAMEEDNESLQRMLQVAGLEKIVARKECEMVEKLVPLLRTQRDDLCGVLEMSLEQFIDLRKEICELECEKLRSKTAEDIYEWRIRVLKVREVCLEQELEVLLTGKKPGAVDMEVERSADMDSHDESDELISSAGNGKRVKIEEHKPSPVDDDSSSSSHAIKE; encoded by the exons ATGGCTGGACGATCTCAAATTGGAGCGGTTGAAGAGGATGTCGAGGGCTTACCGGAGCCGGAGTTGGTAATTTCTTCGAAATCAGCTGTTCAAAATGCAGAAGAGGCTTTAGTATCTAGAGAAGACAAATTGAAGAGGGAAATTGAGGCTATGGAGGAAGACAATGAAAGTTTGCAAAGAATGTTACAGGTTGCAGGGCTAGAGAAAATAGTGGCACGGAAGGAGTGTGAGATGGTAGAGAAATTGGTTCCTCTCTTAAGAACACAGCGAGATGACCTGTGTGGCGTATTGGAGATGAGCCTAGAACAGTTTATTGATCTTAGAAAGGAAATTTGTGAGCTAGAATGTGAGAAGTTGAGAAGTAAGACTGCGGAGGATATCTACGAATGGAGAATCAGGGTGTTAAAGGTGAGGGAAGTGTGTCTGGAGCAGGAATTGGAAGTATTGCTTACAGGGAAGAAACCTGGAGCAGTTGATATGGAAGTTGAAAGAAGTGCAG ACATGGATAGCCATGATGAGAGTGATGAATTAATTTCTTCTGCTGGGAACGGTAAGCGAGTAAAAATTGAAGAGCACAAGCCTTCTCCTGTCGATGATGACAGTTCGAGTTCCTCTCACGCAATCAAGGAGTAG